In Myxococcus stipitatus, a single window of DNA contains:
- a CDS encoding serine/threonine protein kinase, with product MSADHPLGLGPGMQVGPWRIHRRLGAGAFGAVFQVEHAGQRHALKFALRGPGSEDLNQTDARAARELACLLQAAHPNVVRVWAHGRWPDARTGYHYVVLDYVEGSTLATWVEHARPSARRVARLFSKLARTLGELHARTVFHRDLKPSNILVRSADEEPVLVDFGSADHAESLPLTEGPLPPGTPQYRSPEALRFRREHHAHPDARYPFRATDDLYALGVTLHEVLSGAPAYSLTLPRELLVEYIETRDPAPASSLNPRVPPALEAISRRLMHKDPEARFPDGASLHAALEQALRDATPDWDVPLHAGASNLALTASLTPASTSGAPPRPSSPRRSARATWGLLGVTSLVGAVALIGWRAAGFHPDATSESTRPELAVTETTEHGVSGAGVGAVTSHTPLDAAATDAGRRASRTAPVPPAPAPLTADGGLAASGPPGGAPTTGAARPARPPLPTTPPPMQEQTVKPSSRTPEHPRSPPPPRRLGDTLARCTVGMAAAASIQCASTSGAGPGPDERQRRGPCPPEIHERQDRWFTVRDGWAGEKGLYYPYSSGLIQINSDMEDVMRRPELRARIEPGPITSRFIQGPGFSSDTLLKGWVYVDAAGVEIQYTEAEVVPDKPGAFIPSRNRIEKGFTMPICARLGLQRRRRLPPVDDSVPPSEFVYKAFAELFIVHTW from the coding sequence ATGAGCGCGGACCATCCTCTCGGGCTCGGGCCCGGCATGCAGGTGGGGCCCTGGCGCATCCATCGGCGCCTGGGTGCCGGGGCCTTCGGCGCCGTGTTCCAGGTGGAGCACGCCGGTCAACGCCACGCCCTCAAGTTCGCGCTGCGGGGTCCGGGCAGCGAGGACCTGAACCAGACGGACGCGCGCGCGGCCCGCGAGCTGGCGTGTCTGCTCCAGGCGGCCCACCCCAACGTGGTGCGAGTCTGGGCCCACGGGCGATGGCCGGACGCGCGGACCGGCTACCACTACGTCGTCCTCGACTATGTCGAGGGCAGCACGCTCGCCACGTGGGTGGAGCACGCCAGGCCCTCCGCCCGCCGCGTGGCGCGGCTGTTCTCGAAGCTGGCGCGGACGCTCGGGGAGCTGCACGCGCGCACGGTCTTCCACCGCGACCTCAAGCCCTCCAACATCCTCGTGCGCTCCGCCGACGAGGAGCCGGTGCTGGTGGACTTCGGCAGCGCGGACCACGCCGAGTCGCTGCCGCTCACCGAGGGGCCCCTGCCCCCAGGCACGCCCCAGTACCGCAGCCCGGAGGCCCTGCGCTTCCGGCGCGAGCACCACGCGCATCCGGACGCGCGCTACCCCTTCCGCGCCACGGATGACCTGTATGCCCTGGGCGTGACGCTCCACGAGGTGCTGTCGGGCGCCCCCGCGTACTCACTCACCCTGCCCCGTGAGCTGCTCGTCGAGTACATCGAGACGCGCGACCCCGCGCCCGCGTCCTCGCTGAATCCACGCGTCCCCCCGGCGCTGGAGGCCATCTCCCGCAGGCTGATGCACAAGGACCCGGAGGCGCGGTTCCCGGACGGGGCCTCGCTCCACGCCGCGCTGGAGCAGGCGCTGCGCGACGCCACCCCGGACTGGGACGTCCCGCTCCATGCCGGGGCGTCCAACCTGGCGCTCACGGCCAGCCTGACACCGGCCTCCACGTCAGGGGCTCCGCCGAGGCCGTCGAGCCCCCGGAGGTCCGCGCGGGCGACCTGGGGCCTGCTGGGGGTGACCAGCCTCGTCGGAGCGGTGGCGCTCATCGGCTGGCGCGCCGCCGGGTTCCATCCCGACGCCACGTCGGAGTCGACCCGGCCCGAGCTCGCCGTCACCGAGACCACGGAGCACGGCGTCTCCGGAGCGGGAGTCGGCGCCGTCACCTCGCACACGCCTCTCGACGCCGCCGCCACCGACGCCGGGCGGCGCGCCTCGCGCACTGCCCCCGTCCCCCCGGCCCCCGCGCCTCTCACGGCTGACGGCGGCCTCGCCGCCTCGGGTCCGCCGGGCGGCGCGCCCACCACCGGCGCGGCTCGTCCCGCGCGCCCGCCCCTCCCCACCACCCCTCCACCCATGCAGGAGCAGACCGTGAAGCCTTCCTCCAGGACGCCCGAGCACCCCAGGTCCCCTCCACCTCCCCGTCGGCTGGGAGACACGCTCGCGCGCTGCACCGTGGGCATGGCCGCCGCCGCCAGCATCCAGTGCGCGAGCACTTCAGGGGCCGGCCCCGGCCCGGATGAGCGACAGCGCAGGGGCCCGTGCCCACCCGAAATCCATGAGCGGCAGGACCGCTGGTTCACCGTCCGCGACGGCTGGGCCGGAGAGAAGGGCCTCTATTACCCGTACAGCTCCGGGTTGATCCAGATCAACAGCGACATGGAGGACGTGATGCGGAGGCCGGAGCTGCGAGCCCGCATCGAGCCAGGTCCCATCACCAGCCGGTTCATCCAGGGACCGGGCTTCTCGAGCGACACCCTCCTCAAGGGCTGGGTGTACGTCGACGCCGCGGGCGTGGAAATCCAATACACCGAAGCCGAGGTCGTCCCCGACAAGCCCGGCGCCTTCATCCCGAGCAGGAACCGCATCGAGAAGGGCTTCACCATGCCCATCTGCGCGCGGCTGGGATTGCAGCGCCGACGCAGGCTGCCGCCCGTCGATGACTCCGTCCCCCCCTCCGAGTTCGTCTACAAGGCCTTCGCGGAGCTGTTCATCGTGCACACCTGGTGA
- a CDS encoding helix-turn-helix domain-containing protein gives MDTELASMLGAAARAARVRMGLTQADVAERIGMASEVYGRLERGHMLPSVQNLRRLCVVLSVPPHELLGLGDDLAAPPPAKDKGGVKGREEDTPEMRRLMRNLRKLSPVQLKLMNLVASAMQQKKK, from the coding sequence ATGGACACAGAACTGGCGAGCATGCTGGGAGCGGCGGCAAGGGCCGCCCGGGTGCGGATGGGACTGACGCAAGCGGATGTGGCGGAGCGCATCGGCATGGCGTCGGAGGTGTATGGGCGCCTGGAGCGTGGCCACATGCTGCCCAGCGTGCAGAACCTGCGGCGGCTGTGCGTGGTGCTCAGCGTGCCGCCCCACGAACTGCTCGGCCTGGGGGATGACCTGGCGGCCCCGCCACCGGCGAAGGACAAGGGCGGGGTGAAGGGGCGAGAGGAGGACACGCCGGAGATGCGGCGGCTGATGCGCAACCTGCGCAAGCTGTCCCCGGTGCAGCTCAAGCTGATGAACCTGGTCGCCTCCGCGATGCAGCAGAAGAAGAAGTAG
- a CDS encoding response regulator has product MASAGKPSSVLVVEDEDDIRAAIAEILEGEGYDVTIATNGREALEELEDPRYVPSLILLDLMMPVMNGHEFLAYRQGQARLREVPVMVLTAVTTDIPSGANGLLRKPFSVEELLDAVKQLLPMAA; this is encoded by the coding sequence ATGGCCAGCGCCGGGAAGCCCAGCTCCGTGCTCGTCGTGGAGGACGAAGACGACATCCGCGCGGCCATCGCTGAAATCCTCGAGGGCGAGGGCTACGACGTCACCATCGCCACCAATGGCCGCGAGGCGCTGGAGGAACTGGAGGACCCGCGCTACGTGCCCAGCCTCATCCTGCTCGACCTGATGATGCCGGTGATGAACGGGCACGAGTTCCTGGCGTACCGCCAGGGCCAGGCGCGGCTGCGCGAGGTGCCCGTCATGGTGCTCACCGCCGTCACCACGGACATCCCCTCCGGGGCCAACGGCCTGTTGCGCAAGCCCTTCTCGGTGGAGGAGCTGCTGGACGCGGTGAAGCAGCTGCTGCCCATGGCCGCGTGA
- the egtB gene encoding ergothioneine biosynthesis protein EgtB → MSLLADGFSGAPRAGARAKTAWKARAWRELRDARARLLGLLSGLPESVLVRQHSSLMSPLIWDVAHVANYEEQWLLRALGAPALTDPAFDRVYDAFQHPRATRATLPLLPPEAAFAYAARVRDAVREHLEDGLPEHTDAPLLVDGYVFGMVAQHEQQHVETLAATLQLMTEVEYRVPASRLRPHPGPVARHEVFIPGGVSPMGSRHPWAFDNERPAHARHVPPFFIDAHPVTNGEYRVFVESGGYDDARWWHPKGWDFVRAERLRHPQFWLAQEGRRWLRRRFGQVEPLPWDEPVQHVCWYEADAYARWAGKRLPTEAEWERAAHGSDGVAREHPWGDAPPTAERANLGGDAWGPLPVGSHPEGRSQDGVWGLLGDVWEWTASDFTPYPGFRAFPYREYSEVFFGDEYKVLRGGAWASAPVAVRNGFRNWDFPIRRQIFAGFRCARDGR, encoded by the coding sequence ATGTCTCTCCTCGCGGATGGATTCAGCGGCGCGCCTCGCGCGGGCGCCAGGGCGAAGACGGCGTGGAAGGCGCGCGCCTGGCGCGAGCTGCGCGACGCGCGCGCCCGGCTGCTGGGGCTGCTCTCGGGGCTGCCCGAGTCGGTGCTGGTGCGCCAGCACTCGTCGCTGATGTCGCCGCTCATCTGGGACGTGGCCCACGTGGCCAACTACGAGGAGCAGTGGCTCTTGCGCGCGCTGGGCGCGCCGGCCCTGACCGACCCGGCCTTCGACCGCGTCTACGACGCGTTCCAGCACCCGCGCGCCACGCGCGCCACGCTGCCGCTGCTGCCTCCGGAGGCCGCCTTCGCCTACGCCGCGCGCGTGCGCGACGCCGTGCGCGAGCACCTGGAGGACGGCCTGCCCGAGCACACCGACGCGCCGCTGCTGGTGGACGGCTACGTCTTCGGCATGGTGGCGCAGCACGAACAGCAGCACGTGGAGACGCTGGCCGCCACGCTCCAGCTCATGACGGAGGTGGAGTACCGCGTCCCCGCGTCGCGGCTCCGTCCGCACCCGGGCCCGGTGGCGCGCCACGAGGTCTTCATCCCCGGTGGCGTGTCCCCGATGGGCAGCCGGCACCCGTGGGCCTTCGACAACGAGCGGCCCGCGCACGCGCGCCACGTGCCGCCCTTCTTCATCGACGCGCACCCGGTGACCAACGGGGAGTACCGCGTCTTCGTCGAGTCCGGCGGCTACGACGACGCGCGCTGGTGGCACCCGAAGGGCTGGGACTTCGTCCGGGCCGAGCGCCTGCGCCACCCGCAGTTCTGGCTGGCGCAGGAGGGGCGACGGTGGCTGCGACGCCGCTTCGGCCAGGTGGAGCCGCTGCCGTGGGACGAGCCCGTGCAGCACGTGTGCTGGTACGAAGCGGACGCGTACGCGCGCTGGGCCGGCAAGCGGCTGCCCACGGAGGCCGAGTGGGAGCGCGCGGCGCACGGCTCGGACGGAGTCGCGCGCGAGCATCCCTGGGGCGACGCGCCGCCCACCGCCGAGCGCGCCAACCTGGGCGGGGACGCGTGGGGCCCGCTGCCCGTGGGCAGCCACCCGGAGGGCCGCAGCCAGGACGGCGTCTGGGGCCTGTTGGGCGACGTCTGGGAGTGGACCGCGAGCGACTTCACGCCCTACCCGGGCTTCCGGGCCTTCCCCTACCGGGAATACTCGGAGGTGTTCTTCGGCGACGAATACAAGGTGCTTCGAGGGGGAGCCTGGGCCAGCGCGCCGGTGGCGGTGCGCAATGGCTTCCGCAACTGGGACTTCCCCATCCGCCGGCAGATATTCGCCGGCTTCCGGTGTGCACGTGACGGGAGGTGA
- the egtD gene encoding L-histidine N(alpha)-methyltransferase, producing MRVTVQPGVMHVGEARSAPGVRVDVHVRPGDAKRALRQEVLRGLCGSPKELSPRWLYDERGSQLFDDITRLPEYYPTRREREILLAHAGDVARLSGATTLIELGSGTSEKTRLLLDAMQEAGQLSRFVPFDVSEGFLRRAAASLAREYPGVTVHAVVGDFEHHLARLPEGGRRLVAFLGGTIGNLKPPERARFLAELSSGLRPGDGLLLGTDLIKDKERLYAAYNDSAGVTAEFNRNVLRVLNRELGGNFDPDAFEHFAPYDEHNAWVEMRLVSRRAQSVWLSTLRRRVEFAEGEVLRTEVSCKFQQPRVEQELAEAGLRLVAWWTDEAGDFALSLALKQ from the coding sequence ATGAGGGTGACGGTGCAGCCAGGGGTGATGCACGTGGGCGAGGCGCGGAGCGCCCCCGGGGTCCGAGTGGACGTCCACGTCCGGCCCGGTGACGCGAAGCGCGCGCTGAGGCAGGAGGTCCTGCGGGGGTTGTGCGGCTCGCCCAAGGAGCTGTCGCCCCGGTGGCTCTACGACGAGCGCGGCAGCCAGCTCTTCGACGACATCACCCGACTGCCGGAGTACTACCCCACGCGGCGCGAGCGCGAAATCCTGCTCGCCCACGCCGGGGACGTGGCGCGGCTGAGCGGCGCGACGACGCTCATCGAGCTGGGCAGCGGCACCAGCGAGAAGACGCGCCTGCTGCTCGACGCCATGCAGGAGGCGGGGCAGCTGTCGCGCTTCGTGCCCTTCGACGTGAGCGAGGGCTTCCTGCGCCGCGCGGCGGCGTCCCTGGCGCGGGAGTACCCGGGCGTCACGGTGCACGCGGTGGTGGGGGACTTCGAGCACCACCTAGCCCGGCTCCCGGAGGGAGGCCGCCGGCTGGTGGCCTTCCTGGGAGGCACCATCGGCAACCTCAAGCCCCCCGAGCGCGCGCGCTTCCTCGCGGAGCTGTCCTCGGGGCTGCGGCCCGGGGATGGGCTGCTGCTGGGCACCGACCTCATCAAGGACAAGGAGCGGCTGTACGCGGCCTACAACGACAGCGCGGGCGTCACGGCGGAGTTCAACCGCAACGTGCTGCGCGTGCTCAACCGGGAGCTGGGTGGGAACTTCGACCCGGACGCCTTCGAGCACTTCGCGCCCTACGACGAGCACAACGCGTGGGTGGAGATGCGGCTGGTGTCGCGGCGCGCGCAGTCGGTGTGGCTGTCCACGCTCCGCCGCCGCGTGGAGTTCGCGGAGGGCGAGGTGCTGCGCACCGAGGTGAGCTGCAAGTTCCAGCAGCCGCGCGTCGAGCAGGAGCTGGCGGAGGCGGGCCTGCGGCTGGTGGCGTGGTGGACGGACGAGGCGGGTGACTTCGCCCTGTCACTGGCGCTGAAGCAGTGA
- a CDS encoding CoA-binding protein, with the protein MDWRENLVEDDAGVRDVLEHSRRVAVLGIRSERFAHKPAYSVPAFLQAHGYDIVPVSVHGETEPILGRPVYAAVADIPGPVDVVQVFRRPEDIGAHVADLLARRPRAVWFQLGIRNDAAAERLARAGIRVVQDRCMKVELTRLLAERARAHAPG; encoded by the coding sequence ATGGACTGGAGAGAGAACCTCGTCGAGGACGACGCGGGCGTGCGGGACGTGCTGGAGCACTCGCGGCGCGTCGCGGTGCTCGGCATCCGCTCGGAGCGCTTCGCGCACAAGCCCGCGTACTCGGTGCCCGCGTTCCTCCAGGCGCATGGCTACGACATCGTCCCGGTGTCGGTGCACGGGGAGACGGAGCCCATCCTGGGGCGTCCGGTGTACGCGGCCGTGGCGGACATCCCCGGGCCCGTGGACGTGGTGCAGGTGTTCCGTCGTCCAGAGGACATCGGCGCGCACGTGGCGGACCTCCTGGCCAGGCGGCCGCGCGCCGTCTGGTTCCAGCTGGGCATCCGGAACGACGCGGCGGCGGAGCGGCTCGCCCGGGCGGGCATCCGGGTGGTGCAGGACCGCTGCATGAAGGTGGAGCTGACGCGGCTGCTCGCGGAGCGCGCCCGCGCGCACGCCCCGGGTTGA
- the bacM gene encoding bactofilin BacM, protein MALLGGKKDEAPSKPLFKREEESVSQRSGEVHTLLGKGSEFEGKLTFEGQVRIDGKFQGQIITKDVLVIGDGAKVQAEIQAGTVIINGQVEGNVKATQIIELKTPGRVKGNLETPSLSMDRGVIFEGSLKMENLGNTRPPPPGGEKK, encoded by the coding sequence GTGGCGCTCCTTGGCGGGAAGAAAGACGAAGCACCCAGCAAGCCTCTGTTCAAGCGGGAGGAGGAATCCGTGTCGCAGCGCTCTGGTGAGGTTCATACGCTCCTGGGCAAGGGGAGCGAGTTCGAGGGAAAGCTCACCTTCGAGGGGCAGGTCCGCATCGACGGCAAGTTCCAGGGGCAGATCATCACCAAGGACGTGCTCGTCATCGGTGATGGCGCCAAGGTCCAGGCCGAAATCCAGGCCGGCACCGTCATCATCAACGGGCAGGTCGAAGGGAACGTGAAGGCCACGCAGATCATCGAGCTCAAGACGCCCGGTCGCGTGAAGGGCAACCTCGAGACGCCGTCGCTGTCCATGGACCGCGGCGTCATCTTCGAGGGCTCGCTCAAGATGGAGAACCTGGGCAATACCCGCCCTCCTCCGCCTGGCGGCGAGAAGAAGTAG
- a CDS encoding ParB/RepB/Spo0J family partition protein, producing the protein MVKPDTQKRALGRGLSALIPQAAPGKAAEQAALKGGVLKLPIESIHRDKDQPRRYFDEEKLKELSESIKAQGILQPIIVRKDGDGYRIIAGERRWRASQAAGLKEVPAIVKDVSEVQAFELALVENLQRADLNPIEEAEGYKRLTDEFRLTQEQISQRVGKDRSTVANALRLLALPADVKNMVADGSLSMGHARALLGVPRLPEMQNLARQVAEKKLSVRDTERLVQQSRSHGKKDAGKTPPKQSPQVKSLVEELQRRLGTKVRLTERSPGKGTIEVDFFSYDDLDRLLKLLRKE; encoded by the coding sequence TTGGTGAAACCCGACACGCAGAAGCGGGCCCTCGGACGCGGACTGTCCGCCCTCATCCCCCAGGCCGCTCCCGGCAAGGCCGCCGAACAGGCCGCGCTCAAGGGCGGCGTCCTCAAGCTGCCCATCGAGTCCATCCACCGGGACAAGGACCAGCCCCGGCGCTACTTCGACGAGGAGAAGCTCAAGGAGCTCTCCGAATCCATCAAGGCCCAGGGCATCCTCCAGCCCATCATCGTCCGCAAGGATGGTGACGGCTACCGCATCATCGCCGGCGAGCGCCGCTGGCGCGCCTCCCAGGCCGCGGGCCTCAAGGAAGTGCCCGCCATCGTCAAGGACGTCTCGGAGGTCCAGGCCTTCGAGCTCGCCCTCGTCGAGAACCTCCAGCGCGCCGACCTCAACCCCATCGAGGAGGCCGAGGGCTACAAGCGCCTGACGGACGAGTTCCGCCTCACGCAGGAGCAGATCAGCCAGCGCGTGGGCAAGGACCGCTCCACCGTCGCCAACGCGCTGCGCCTGCTCGCCCTCCCCGCCGACGTCAAGAACATGGTGGCGGACGGTTCGCTGAGCATGGGGCATGCACGGGCCCTGTTGGGCGTGCCGCGCCTGCCGGAGATGCAGAACCTGGCCCGCCAGGTCGCGGAGAAGAAGCTCTCCGTGCGTGACACGGAGCGGCTGGTCCAGCAGAGTCGCTCCCACGGCAAGAAGGATGCGGGCAAGACGCCGCCGAAGCAGAGCCCGCAGGTGAAGTCGCTGGTGGAGGAGCTCCAGCGTCGGCTGGGGACGAAGGTCCGGTTGACCGAGCGAAGCCCCGGAAAGGGCACCATCGAGGTGGACTTCTTCTCCTACGATGACCTCGACCGGCTGTTGAAGCTGCTCAGGAAGGAGTAG
- a CDS encoding ParA family protein translates to MGRIICISNQKGGVGKTTTAINLAASLASAERRTLLVDMDPQGNAGSGLGLKADKLHGTIYDALLNGRPMKELFHPTELRYLQVVPATPDLTGAEVELVGQENREFRLREALRPLASEFDYILIDCPPSLGLLTLNALSAADSVLIPLQCEYYALEGLSQLTQTIDLVKQGLNPDLKMEGILLTMFDARANIAHQVVEEVRGFFKDQVFQVVVPRNVRLSECPSFGKPIILYDIKSKGCESYLALGRELMKRDTPKSPRRRVA, encoded by the coding sequence GTGGGTCGAATCATCTGCATCTCCAACCAGAAGGGCGGCGTGGGCAAGACCACCACCGCCATCAACCTCGCCGCGAGCCTGGCCTCGGCCGAGCGCCGCACGCTGCTGGTGGACATGGACCCGCAGGGCAACGCCGGCAGCGGCCTGGGCCTCAAGGCGGACAAGCTCCACGGCACCATCTACGACGCGCTCCTCAACGGCCGCCCCATGAAGGAGCTGTTCCACCCCACCGAGCTGCGCTACCTCCAGGTGGTGCCCGCCACGCCGGACCTCACCGGCGCCGAGGTGGAGCTGGTCGGCCAGGAGAACCGCGAGTTCCGCCTGCGCGAGGCGCTGCGCCCGCTCGCCTCCGAGTTCGACTACATCCTCATCGACTGCCCGCCCTCGCTCGGCCTGCTCACCCTCAACGCGCTGTCCGCCGCGGACTCCGTCCTCATCCCGCTCCAGTGCGAGTACTACGCGCTCGAGGGCCTGTCCCAGCTGACGCAGACCATCGACCTGGTGAAGCAGGGCCTCAACCCCGACCTGAAGATGGAGGGCATCCTGCTCACCATGTTCGACGCGCGCGCCAACATCGCGCACCAGGTCGTCGAGGAGGTCCGCGGCTTCTTCAAGGACCAGGTCTTCCAGGTCGTCGTCCCGCGCAACGTGCGCCTGTCCGAGTGCCCGTCGTTCGGCAAGCCCATCATCCTCTATGACATCAAGTCGAAGGGCTGCGAGAGCTACCTCGCGCTCGGTCGTGAGCTGATGAAGCGCGATACCCCCAAGTCCCCTCGCAGGCGGGTGGCCTGA
- a CDS encoding VOC family protein has translation MDGVKLRVARPTRSLAEVVRFYREGLGFELQGGFEDHAGFDGVMLGQRGGPYHLEFTVERGHAAPRAPSEENLLVFYLPDRAEWEARVRRMKRAGFAPVRSRNPYWDTSGVTFEDPDGYRVVLYQGTWAR, from the coding sequence ATGGACGGGGTGAAGCTGCGGGTGGCGCGGCCGACGCGGAGTCTCGCGGAGGTGGTGCGGTTCTATCGAGAGGGATTGGGCTTCGAGCTGCAGGGAGGTTTCGAGGACCACGCGGGCTTCGATGGCGTGATGCTCGGGCAGCGCGGCGGGCCGTACCACCTGGAGTTCACGGTGGAGCGCGGACACGCCGCGCCGCGCGCGCCGTCGGAGGAGAACCTGCTCGTCTTCTATCTCCCGGACCGCGCGGAGTGGGAGGCACGGGTGCGCCGCATGAAGCGCGCGGGGTTCGCGCCGGTGCGCTCGCGCAATCCGTACTGGGACACGAGCGGCGTGACGTTCGAGGACCCGGATGGCTATCGCGTGGTCCTCTACCAGGGGACCTGGGCGCGCTGA